A portion of the Carcharodon carcharias isolate sCarCar2 chromosome 18, sCarCar2.pri, whole genome shotgun sequence genome contains these proteins:
- the nr0b1 gene encoding nuclear receptor subfamily 0 group B member 1: protein MSSACADLCQCKNDRGLSSILYKLLKNDDPELPPEQQNPAATSRPPGQGCPCKSRRKMVLKCPHTSCAAASVVLAKTLTFVKNVPCFQALPWDDQLTLVRRCWAPLLVLGLAQDKVDFETMETSEPSILHTILTNGPPNIQEETGHQHLPSAAEIQTIQRFLVKCWSLDISPKEYAYLKGILLFNPELPGLHCVGYIQSLQQEARQALNEYVKTIYTQDQTRFFNLIIALSMLRSISAGVIVELFFRPTGNINIEDKLLDMLCAHSKAQATGKTSA from the exons ATGTCTTCAGCTTGTGCGGACTTGTGTCAATGTAAGAACGACAGGGGGCTGAGCAGCATCCTGTACAAACTGCTGAAAAACGATGACCCGGAGCTTCCCCCGGAACAGCAGAACCCCGCTGCAACCTCTCGACCTCCGGGGCAGGGCTGCCCCTGTAAGTCTAGGCGGAAAATGGTGCTCAAATGCCCCCACACCAGCTGCGCAGCAGCCTCCGTGGTCCTAGCGAAGACGCTGACATTTGTTAAGAATGTGCCCTGTTTCCAGGCTCTGCCCTGGGATGACCAGCTCACCCTGGTGAGAAGGTGCTGGGCGCCTCTCCTGGTCCTGGGACTGGCACAGGACAAAGTCGATTTCGAAACGATGGAAACCTCCGAACCCAGTATTTTACACACGATTTTAACCAACGGGCCCCCGAACATCCAGGAAGAGACAGGACATCAACATTTACCTTCGGCGGCCGAGATCCAAACCATTCAAAGGTTTCTGGTGAAGTGCTGGAGCCTGGACATTAGCCCCAAGGAGTATGCCTATCTGAAAGGGATTCTCCTGTTTAACCCAG AGCTCCCAGGACTGCACTGTGTAGGGTACATTCAGAGTCTTCAGCAAGAGGCACGGCAAGCTCTCAATGAATATGTGAAGACAATTTATACCCAAGATCAGACTCGCTTTTTCAACCTGATCATTGCACTTTCCATGCTCCGATCCATTAGTGCAGGTGTCATTGTTGAACTTTTTTTCAGACCCACTGGTAATATAAACATAGAGGACAAGTTGCTGGATATGCTGTGTGCCCATAGCAAGGCTCAAGCTACAGGGAAAACGAGTGCATAG